CCCCTTTGCGCGCCTAGCTCACCGACCCCGTGCAGTACAATTTCGTCTTGACCGTGCCCAGACATTACCTGTCCTACTGCCCCAATTATCTTGCCCCCCAAATTGCCCTGTCTCTCGTGTGCGGTTGCGCCACGGAGCGGCGGCGTCAGCTCATGTATGCGTTTCAACTGCCCGCTGCCACGACCAAGGCAGCGGGCTCACGGTATTTTTTTGTACTCTCACTTTTGCTGCCCCGTCATGTCAGACAACACTTTGCAATACCACATACTCCAATAAAAATTTTAGGGGGTGGGGGCGTGGGGGAGGAGACCCTTTTTTCAGAGCATGTAACTTTGAAAAAAGTTACATGCTCTGACGCTGCACGAGAGTGCAGCGCGCCACAAAGTGGCGTGGATTCAGGCGAAAATCGCATTTTCGCCTGAATGACAACTTTGAAATGTAAAGCATTTCAAAGTTACTCTGGGCTAAAAGGGTCCCTCCCCCACAAAGCATTACTCCAAAAATGAAGCGCCGCTTTTTCAAGCGGCGCTTCATTACTATTTTTTACAGGTATGGGTTATTTCTTCAGGTTGTCGGCCAACAATTCGGCGATGTGGTCGACCTTGATCTTCAGTCCCTGCTTTTCAGCGCCGCCACGCAACTGCATGACGCAGCCAGGGCAGTCCACCACCAGGCGATCCGCCCCGGTGGCCTTCATGTTGTTGACTTTCTTTTCCAGAAGCTGTGCCGATATTTCGGGGAACTTCACAGAGTAGCTGCCGCCGAATCCGCAGCAGACCTCTTCTTCTTCGCAGGGCACATATTCCGCGGCATCGGCAATAAGCGCGCGCGGGGCTTCCTTCACGTTCAGGCCACGGCAAAGGTGGCAGGAAGCGTGGTAGGTGACCTTTTGCCCGGACTTCTGGAAGTCTTCGGGCTTGAGCCCCAGCACGTCATGCACAAAGGAGCTGAAGTCAATGACCTTGGCCGCAAAGGCCTGGCCTTCCACCACGGCATAGTCCTTGTCGAGGATCTGCGGGTAGTGGTGCTTCAAATGCCCGGCGCAACTTGCGCACAGCGTGATGATGTAGTCGTAGTTGCCGCCACGGAACGCGGCAAGGTTCTGCTTGGCCACGTCAATGGAGGTTTTGCGCTGTCCCATCATTTCCAGGGGCAGACCGCAGCAGGACTGCTCCATGGGAAAGTCCACGGCCACATTCTTGGCGGCCAGTACCTTCACGCAGGCTTCCAGCTGCTCGGGGTAGATGAAGTCCTGGGCGCAGCCGCTGAAGATGGCCACACGCATGACGGGGTTCTGCACCTTGGGCGCGATTTCGGGCCAGCGGTCGCGGAAGGACTTGTTGGCAATGGCGGGCAGAGCCTTGAAGTTGTGCTTGCCCAGGAACACGGCAGGCAGATGCCGCTGGAACTGAGCGCCGCGCGTGAAGGGCTTCTGGGCAAAGCTGGCGAACTTGAGCAGCTTGTGGAAGAGCTTGCGGTTCTTCATGACGGCTGACAGCAGGTTGGCCTCGATGGGAGCGCCCTGCTCCTCGTTGAGACGCGCGCGGATTTCGCGGATGAGGCGCGGCAGCTCGATGCCGCCGGCGCACACGTTGGCGCAGGATTCGCAACCCATGCAGTTCTGGCTCAGGATGCGGGCGCGATCCTTGCCGTGGAAGAAGTAGGTCAGGATGAGGCCGATGGCGCCAATGTAGATGTAGCCCATCTTGTGGCCGCCCACGAGGCGGTACACGGGGCAGACGTTGGCGCAGGCGCCGCAGCGCACACAGCGGAAGATCTGCTTGAACAGCGGATCCTTGGCGATCTCGGTGCGGCCGTTGTCCAGAAAGACCACATGCATGATCTTCTTGTTGTCGGGATTGGCGGCACAGGGGCCAGCGCCGCACATCCAGGTGACGTACGAGGTCAGGCGCTGGGCCGTGGCGTTGCGGGGCAGCACCAACAAAGCGGTGAGGGCGTCGTCCAGCTTGGCGACAAGCTTGTCGAGACCGGCTATGGCCACATGCACGCGCGGCAGGGTGGTGACCATGCGGGCGTTGCCTTCGTTGGTCACGGTAGAAACGGCGCCGTTTTCAGCCACGGCAAAGTTGCACCCGCTGATGCCCATATCGGCGGCAACGAACTTGCGGCGCAACTGCACGCGGGCCACCTTGACCAGGTGCTGCACGTCCGAATCCTGTTTCGTGCCCGTGGCCTTGGTGAAGTCGTCGGCCACCTGATAGCGCGAAAGGTGGATGGCGGGCATGACCATGTGCGAGGGGCCTTCGTGCCGCAACTGGATGATCCATTCGCCGAGGTCGGTTTCGTCCACGATGAGGCCCTGGGCCTCAAGGGCGGGATTCAGCTCGATTTCTTCAGCCGTCATGGACTTGGACTTCACCACGCGCTTGACGTTGTTTTCTCTGGCGATGCGCGAGATGATCTCGTTGGCTTCGGCGGCGTTGACGGCGCGGTGCACGTGTACGCCGCGCTTTTCGGCCTCGGCCTTGAACTGGCTGTACAGTTCTTCCATGTGCTGACAGGCGTAATCCTTGGCGTCAGCCACCTTGGCTATGAGTCCGCGTTCGTCCACTTCCTTGAACACGGCTTCGCGGTTGGCGCGGTAGGCAACGGCGAAGGTGTCCAGGGTGCGGCGCAAAAATTCGTCGTTAAGGGCTTCGTCCAGCTCCTTGTGGTAGCCGGAATTGCTTTTAAGGGCGTCATGCATGGGTTAGTCCTCCAGAAGAATGATGTGGAGTTCCAGCGGGCCATGTACGCCCACGGCAGCCACACGTTCGATGTCAGCCGTACGGCTGGGCCCCGTCACCAGGGTGGTGTAGGTAGCAGGCGCTGCACTCATGCGCTCGCGCAGAATCTGCGCAATGGACGGCAGATCGGGATAGATGTCGGACTTGTGCAGGAGTATCATGGACACTTCGGAAATCATGCCCGTCAGGCGCACATCTTCATTGTCGGTATTGAGCAGACACGTGGCGCTGGCAGCCACGCCCACGATGCCCGTGGACAGGCCCACATCGATGCCCGCAAGATAGTTGCGCAGTCCTTCACGGATGCAGAGAAAACCCTTTTCCTCACAGGCGGCAGCCAGGGCGGCAAAATCCGCGTCATTGAGTTCAGGGGCGGCGACCACCCGCTGCAGGCGGGTGGGAACATTGTTGGGGCTCAGAGGGCCCTGGGCTGTGCCGGGCTCGTCAGCCAGGATTTCAGCAGGAGCCTTGCTGGCGCAGACGTCCACAACATATTGCAGGGCTGCGGCCATGGTGGGCACTTCCTGCACCACTGCGCTGACCGCTGCGGCCTTGGCGGCGAAAGCTTCGACCAATTCCCGGTTTACAGGGGGCATACGATACTCCTTATGGGTCATCTTGGTTACGCGGGCCTTCCGCGTCACCCCGGCGGGGAATATTCTTCCCCGCCGGAGCGGCCATGTTATTTCAGACTTTCAGCGTATATTTCCACAGTGTGCATGACGCGCACGCGGTCCTTGTTATGCGAAAGCACGTCCTCAAGCTGCATCATGCAGGCAGGGCAGCCAGCGGCCACCACTTCAGCCCTGGAAGCCACGACATTATCACGCTTGCGCTGACCGATCTTGCGTGAATAGTCATAGTGGAAAAGGTTGAACGAGCCGCCGCAGCCGCAGCAACGATCCGGCTCCGCCATTTCCACAACCTTGTACGCGGGGTTGGCGGCCATGACGGCACGCGGCTGACTGACCACGCCCAAAGATTTTTTTAGATGGCAGGAGTCGTGGTAGGTCACCGTGGTTGCGTTGCCTGCCGGGGCTGCGGCGGGCTGCACCTTGAGCACGTCCACGAGAAAGGCGTTGATGTCCATGGCCTTGGCGGCCAGTTGGTCAACCTTGCGCTTTTCCGCCGCGCCGATGCGATCCGCGTAGCGGGGCCAGAGTTCTTTGATGGTGGAGGTGCAGGAGCCGCAGGGGCTCAGGATGTAGTCAAAATCCACGCCGTCAAGGGCCTTGAGGTTGACCTTCATCTGCTTGACCATGCCGTCGGCATCGCCCGAAGACAGGGCCGGGATGCCACAGCAGGTCAGGCCCTTGGGCATGAAGACAGCGACGTTGTGGTGGTGAAGCACCTTGAGGCAGGCTTCGGCCATGTCCACATACATCTTGTCGCCCATACAGCCGGGATAGAAGGCCACCTTGATGCCGCCGGACTGGCGGCGTTCGTCAAGCGCGCCATGGCGCACATGCAGGGGTTTTTTGGCCAGGGGCCGCATGTGACGGTCGCCCAGCATGAAGTTGAGCATG
Above is a genomic segment from Desulfovibrio sp. containing:
- a CDS encoding (Fe-S)-binding protein, with amino-acid sequence MSNLHELSQRLMALDDRITACMKCGMCQAVCPMYGASGMEADVARGKLALIDNLAHEMIQDPEAVSDKLGRCLLCGSCQAACPPGVQIMDVFMEARELVNAYLGLHPVKKMIFRALLPQPGLFNLAMRVGAPMQGLMFRSTGAPQGTVCAPMLNFMLGDRHMRPLAKKPLHVRHGALDERRQSGGIKVAFYPGCMGDKMYVDMAEACLKVLHHHNVAVFMPKGLTCCGIPALSSGDADGMVKQMKVNLKALDGVDFDYILSPCGSCTSTIKELWPRYADRIGAAEKRKVDQLAAKAMDINAFLVDVLKVQPAAAPAGNATTVTYHDSCHLKKSLGVVSQPRAVMAANPAYKVVEMAEPDRCCGCGGSFNLFHYDYSRKIGQRKRDNVVASRAEVVAAGCPACMMQLEDVLSHNKDRVRVMHTVEIYAESLK
- a CDS encoding LUD domain-containing protein, whose protein sequence is MPPVNRELVEAFAAKAAAVSAVVQEVPTMAAALQYVVDVCASKAPAEILADEPGTAQGPLSPNNVPTRLQRVVAAPELNDADFAALAAACEEKGFLCIREGLRNYLAGIDVGLSTGIVGVAASATCLLNTDNEDVRLTGMISEVSMILLHKSDIYPDLPSIAQILRERMSAAPATYTTLVTGPSRTADIERVAAVGVHGPLELHIILLED
- the ldhH gene encoding L-lactate dehydrogenase (quinone) large subunit LdhH, producing the protein MHDALKSNSGYHKELDEALNDEFLRRTLDTFAVAYRANREAVFKEVDERGLIAKVADAKDYACQHMEELYSQFKAEAEKRGVHVHRAVNAAEANEIISRIARENNVKRVVKSKSMTAEEIELNPALEAQGLIVDETDLGEWIIQLRHEGPSHMVMPAIHLSRYQVADDFTKATGTKQDSDVQHLVKVARVQLRRKFVAADMGISGCNFAVAENGAVSTVTNEGNARMVTTLPRVHVAIAGLDKLVAKLDDALTALLVLPRNATAQRLTSYVTWMCGAGPCAANPDNKKIMHVVFLDNGRTEIAKDPLFKQIFRCVRCGACANVCPVYRLVGGHKMGYIYIGAIGLILTYFFHGKDRARILSQNCMGCESCANVCAGGIELPRLIREIRARLNEEQGAPIEANLLSAVMKNRKLFHKLLKFASFAQKPFTRGAQFQRHLPAVFLGKHNFKALPAIANKSFRDRWPEIAPKVQNPVMRVAIFSGCAQDFIYPEQLEACVKVLAAKNVAVDFPMEQSCCGLPLEMMGQRKTSIDVAKQNLAAFRGGNYDYIITLCASCAGHLKHHYPQILDKDYAVVEGQAFAAKVIDFSSFVHDVLGLKPEDFQKSGQKVTYHASCHLCRGLNVKEAPRALIADAAEYVPCEEEEVCCGFGGSYSVKFPEISAQLLEKKVNNMKATGADRLVVDCPGCVMQLRGGAEKQGLKIKVDHIAELLADNLKK